A section of the Kribbella sp. HUAS MG21 genome encodes:
- a CDS encoding aldo/keto reductase encodes MRESQLGDLTVSALGLGCMGMSQSYGVRADDAESIATLHAAVDAGCTFIDTADVYGDGANEELVGRALAGRRDEVVLATKFGFRPADPNSPAPPTDIDGSPEYALQALDASLRRLGVEHIDLWYLHRRDPKVPIEETVGAMASAVQAGKVRYLGLSEVNGDTVRAAHAVHPISAVQSEWSLWTRDPETVVLPTLRELGIGFVPFSPLGRGFLTGQIKSEADFPSDDMRRTLPRFQGENFQRNLDLVEQVKALAASKGVTPSQLALAWLLAQGNDVAPIPGTKRRKYLAENLGALDVTFSAEELAALDAAFPPDAVAGQRYQQGGMDLVGK; translated from the coding sequence ATGCGTGAATCCCAGCTCGGTGACCTGACCGTTTCCGCCCTCGGCCTCGGCTGCATGGGGATGTCCCAGTCGTACGGCGTCCGCGCGGACGACGCCGAGTCGATCGCGACCCTGCACGCGGCCGTCGACGCCGGGTGCACCTTCATCGACACCGCCGACGTGTACGGCGACGGCGCGAACGAGGAACTCGTCGGGCGCGCGCTGGCCGGCCGCCGTGACGAGGTGGTGCTCGCGACGAAGTTCGGCTTCCGGCCCGCGGACCCGAACTCGCCGGCGCCGCCCACGGACATCGACGGCTCCCCGGAGTACGCGCTGCAGGCCCTGGACGCGTCGCTGCGCCGCCTCGGCGTGGAGCACATCGACCTCTGGTACCTGCACCGGCGCGACCCGAAGGTGCCGATCGAGGAGACGGTCGGGGCGATGGCCTCGGCGGTCCAGGCGGGCAAGGTGCGGTACCTCGGCCTGTCCGAGGTGAACGGCGACACGGTGCGCGCGGCGCACGCCGTACATCCGATCAGCGCCGTGCAGAGCGAGTGGTCGCTGTGGACGCGCGACCCGGAGACCGTCGTGCTGCCGACGCTGCGGGAGCTGGGCATCGGGTTCGTGCCGTTCAGCCCGCTCGGGCGCGGGTTCCTGACCGGGCAGATCAAGTCCGAGGCCGACTTCCCTTCGGACGACATGCGGCGGACGTTGCCGCGGTTCCAGGGTGAGAACTTCCAGCGGAACCTGGACCTGGTCGAGCAGGTCAAGGCGCTGGCCGCGTCGAAGGGCGTGACGCCGAGCCAGCTGGCGCTCGCCTGGTTGCTTGCACAGGGCAATGACGTGGCGCCGATCCCGGGCACGAAGCGGCGCAAGTACCTGGCCGAGAACCTGGGCGCATTGGACGTCACGTTCTCGGCCGAGGAGCTGGCGGCGCTGGACGCCGCGTTCCCGCCGGACGCGGTGGCCGGGCAGCGGTACCAGCAGGGCGGGATGGACCTGGTGGGCAAGTGA